From Aquarana catesbeiana isolate 2022-GZ linkage group LG05, ASM4218655v1, whole genome shotgun sequence:
AATGGATTTCTTTGAGCTACTTGGTCCAGGCTTAATCTTAAACTGGTATTCCTATGGATAGTTAGATATATTACAAAAGTAACCCTCCCCTCCCAGAGAGTGTAAAAGAAAAATAAGTTACAAATTACATCTGTtgcctttttttatgttttgttttttttgtttttttttttactgcagtcaAATACACCCTGTGCATGCTGAATAACAGATACAGGCTCTGACCCAGGGACCAGCAGCAGGGCATTGCTTGGCAATGTGATGCTGGCCCCATAGGCACCCAAGGGGTTGCTGAGTGCATCCTCTATGTCTGAAGCTATAGAAAAATAAACAAATGGTATCAGGGCAGCACAATGGTACATCATACTGTATAGTTTGTGCTAGATGGAGGAAACTCTTTGGTAGATGACAGCTGGGCTCTTATTTCCCAATGATGTCCATCAGTTTCCTATTGCTGTGGGCTTGCTGGGCTATCTGCTCGGCTCTGGCCATTTCCAAGACTTCCCGGAGCAGATGGAAAGTGAGATCCAGGGAAATCGGGGGCTCCTCCGAACGTTTTCCTCTTTCCGTGGGCTCCTCCTGAGCGCTGAATGGAGGGGAGTCGGCTCCGTCCACCATGCTGCCAGCCCGGAGCTCCTGCTGGCCGACCCACTGCTGAGGTTGGAGCTGCTGTACCGCCCGCACAAAGTTACTGGACGAGACGTCCCCGACTCGGCTGCCTCCCAGGGGGGGCTTGTGCAGGTTCCCCAGGCGGAGGAAGTACTCTTCTCCCATACGGAGTAGAAAGGGATGGTATTCGGGAGCCCCATTAGAAGATTTGCTGCTGAAAGCTCTGCACTCATGGCAGGGGAGGAGAGCCACCAGGAGGATCCCCGTACACACTAAGACTTGGAACTTCATGATGGAGGAGATCTAGAATAGAACACACGGGGAGACCTGGAGGGGGAAGAACAAGGGGACAATCAGGGAGACTGCAGGGGACAACACAGGACAAGGGGACAAGGGAGAACATAGAGACTGCTTGGTGTCTGCTCTCCTTGGTGCTGAAATAACTAAACCACAGGCACAG
This genomic window contains:
- the CRH gene encoding corticoliberin, with the translated sequence MKFQVLVCTGILLVALLPCHECRAFSSKSSNGAPEYHPFLLRMGEEYFLRLGNLHKPPLGGSRVGDVSSSNFVRAVQQLQPQQWVGQQELRAGSMVDGADSPPFSAQEEPTERGKRSEEPPISLDLTFHLLREVLEMARAEQIAQQAHSNRKLMDIIGK